The Syntrophorhabdaceae bacterium genome includes the window CAGACCGGCTGGGTGCCCGTGTCGTAATACCTGTCTTCGGGGTGGTCCTGGGCGTCGGGACATTCCTGATGGGATATTCGGACGGGTTCTGGCAGGCGGCATTCACCTTCTGTTTTGTCGGCATCGGGGCGGCCGCCATGTGGACGCCCATCATCACGCTGGTGCAGAGATGGTTTGCCGTCAACAAAAGGGGGATGGCTCTCGGGATACTTTCGGCGGGGTTCGGTCTCGGTTTTGCGACCATGGGACGACTCTACCCCATCATAGTCGCGCACTGGAACTGGCGGTATTGCTGGTACTTTCTCGGTATTGCCGCACTCGTCATGATCCTGGTCAACGTGGTCCTCTTGAGGAGCAAACCTGAAGACACCGGGCGTCTTCCCTGGGGAACGAGGCCTGACGATCCGGCCCTGACGACGGCGCCCGCGGCCCCCGGGGGAAAGCAGCGTTCATGCTACGGCGAGATCCTCTCGGCGAAGCGCTTCTGGATGATCGCCTCTTCTTATTTTGCGATTGGCGCCGCGCTGTACATGATCACAACCTTTATGGTCGACTACGCGCGCTACGAACTGGGCTTCGCATACGACCGGGCCTCATTCCTGGCGACCATGCATGGGTTCGGCCAGGTGGCGGGGGTTCTCACGATACCTCTTATCTCCGACCGCCTGGGGCGGAAGAAAACAATACTTGTTTCGAATATTCTCATCGCGGCGACCATTGTCTGGATAGTCCTTTCAGGGGCCAATGCCGGCATGCTCTATACGGGTATCTTCCTCTTCGGGATATTCTACGGGGCGACTTTCCCACTCTATGGCGCCTGCGGAGGGGATTATTTCAGAAAGGAGATAATAGGGACGGTGATCGGTGCATTCACGCCCTTTTACGCCTTCGGTGCCATAAGCGCCCACTGGTTCGGGGGCATGATCCGCGATGTAACGGGCTCCTTCTCCATTCCCTTCGTTGTGGCCATAGGCCTTGCAGGAATTGCTGCGGCGCTGATGTGCTTCGTAAAGAAAGAATAACCAATGACCAGATTCCAATAACCAGAGAATGACCAATCTACCAATGATCAATTGACCCAACAGGAAAGCAGGAAGAAGCCCCCGTTGTGGTTGATCGGAATGTGGTCATTGGTTATTGTCTTTATCGGTTGGTTATTCAGAATGTGAAGAGAATACCCCCGCCTCCCGTGTAGAAGATCCCCGCCATGGCTCCCGTGATGAAGCAGGCCACATTGGCGGCGAGGAGGGCCCAGAGTCCGATCACGGCGATGTCCTTTGTGCGCTCCGGGACGAGGCTTGATGTTCCGCCCACAAAGATTGCCAGTGATGGGATGTGGGCGAATCCGCACAGCGCATAGGTCGCGATGAAGACGCTTCTTTCGTGGACTATCTTTCCCGCCTGCACGAGGGCGCTCAAGTCCTGGTAAGATTTGACCTCCGTCATGATGATGCGCTCGCCGAGTATCCGCGCTATCTGCGGGGCGTCTTCGAGAGGAACGCCCATGGCGACGGTGAAAGGGTAGAAGATGTAGCCGAGGATATGATTGAGAGACAGATCGACAGTCGCGCCGGCCGCCGAACCGATAAGCTTTCCAAGGTAGAGAAGGCCGCTGTCGAAAAGTGCCACGAGGCCGATGAAGGCGATGAGCAGCGCGCCGATGCCAACGAGCATCCTGACGCCCGTCATGGCCCCGTTGATGATCGCCTCAATGGGATTTGCCGCCTTCTGGTATTCCACCGCTATAACCTTCCCCAGGGTTTTCGGAGAGCCGGTCTCGGGAAAGAGGATCTTTGCCGCCACGATCGCCGCGGGAGCGAGCAGGATCGAGGCCGAGATAAGGTGCCCCGCCACCTTCGGGAAGACGCCCGAAAGAATGATGACATAGAAGCCGAGTACACTCGACGCGATGGTAGCCATGCCCGTCGTGAGGACCACCATAAGTTCAGACGTGGTCATTTCCTTGAGATAGGGCCGCACCGTCAGGTTTGATTCGATGCCGAGGAATATCTGGGCGGAGGCACAGAGAGATTCGGCTCCGCTGATGCCCATGACCTTTACGAAGACCCGCGCGAAAAGGCCGATAAGACGCTCCATGATCCCCACGTAATACATGAGTTCCATGAGGGCCGCGAAGAATATGATGGAGGGCAGGGCCTGAAAGGCCAGGATGAACCCCGGCGACCCGGCCGTACCCGGGGGCAGGGCAAGGGGACCGAAAAGGAAGCGGATACCCTCGAAGGCGCTGTCGATGACCTGCATCGTGATATCGTTAAGGACAAGAAAGAGCCTCGATCCGAAGGGAACAAGAAAGACAAAGAGGGCGAAGACGATCTGGATCCCCACTCCCCAGGCGACCACGCGAAGGCTCACCCGCCGCCGATGCCGTGAAAAGAGAAGCAGGAAGCCGAGAAA containing:
- a CDS encoding nucleoside transporter C-terminal domain-containing protein gives rise to the protein MTIYNGVSAAGVLCFLGFLLLFSRHRRRVSLRVVAWGVGIQIVFALFVFLVPFGSRLFLVLNDITMQVIDSAFEGIRFLFGPLALPPGTAGSPGFILAFQALPSIIFFAALMELMYYVGIMERLIGLFARVFVKVMGISGAESLCASAQIFLGIESNLTVRPYLKEMTTSELMVVLTTGMATIASSVLGFYVIILSGVFPKVAGHLISASILLAPAAIVAAKILFPETGSPKTLGKVIAVEYQKAANPIEAIINGAMTGVRMLVGIGALLIAFIGLVALFDSGLLYLGKLIGSAAGATVDLSLNHILGYIFYPFTVAMGVPLEDAPQIARILGERIIMTEVKSYQDLSALVQAGKIVHERSVFIATYALCGFAHIPSLAIFVGGTSSLVPERTKDIAVIGLWALLAANVACFITGAMAGIFYTGGGGILFTF
- a CDS encoding MFS transporter, with product MEGTGTAKSQTLHWAWIILAVCFVNLFINYGIRLGYGVILPEMIRTMGITRKEGGEIFNAYFYAYILFSPFVGYFTDRLGARVVIPVFGVVLGVGTFLMGYSDGFWQAAFTFCFVGIGAAAMWTPIITLVQRWFAVNKRGMALGILSAGFGLGFATMGRLYPIIVAHWNWRYCWYFLGIAALVMILVNVVLLRSKPEDTGRLPWGTRPDDPALTTAPAAPGGKQRSCYGEILSAKRFWMIASSYFAIGAALYMITTFMVDYARYELGFAYDRASFLATMHGFGQVAGVLTIPLISDRLGRKKTILVSNILIAATIVWIVLSGANAGMLYTGIFLFGIFYGATFPLYGACGGDYFRKEIIGTVIGAFTPFYAFGAISAHWFGGMIRDVTGSFSIPFVVAIGLAGIAAALMCFVKKE